The proteins below come from a single Drosophila kikkawai strain 14028-0561.14 chromosome 3R, DkikHiC1v2, whole genome shotgun sequence genomic window:
- the LOC108072136 gene encoding uncharacterized protein: MKTESNNEFVVLTEVVQKQYVLYLERQLRENVCAWAGQSRNRHKPTAWACIPESLQKLEAKAVKACMAAQVYQRVMVKTIAAVRRSTQEGRLANVLFDQMQNQSTAAGGDVMPAKSMEISVDKGTQTIWNDNQNGHDSNLEDDNCESYELRRKIDMFQARLQESAEVKEPICRRCRSKNVEKKKQPHPDQGSPFSETEDAVAQELAMLFGDEHTDLNEIFGIEPSAVNDDPQISAILEEIENAELPSPRKTEDPPSPASDRQQHSQELDLRQSRWPCELYVQRMRLNACMVRALEADWRCEDRLRYTFRELFGEDSDDEFATEISSPSIDLADEVLLASCVFRIRPWIVRHLMSPLEEGLIANRFLFKKLAKLLAHSIVMVNPYCSDVQIKQAVEHLFCLRPRGIQSAYDLDNLPPLDVDKFEV; encoded by the exons ATGAAAACCGAAAGCAATAATGAGTTCGTGGTGCTCACAGAGGTG GTACAAAAGCAATATGTGCTCTATTTGGAGCGCCAGCTGCGGGAGAACGTCTGCGCCTGGGCTGGTCAGTCAAGGAATCGCCACAAGCCCACTGCTTGGGCCTGCATCCCGGAGAGCTTGCAGAAGCTGGAGGCCAAGGCAGTAAAGGCCTGTATGGCTGCTCAGGTCTATCAGAGGGTCATGGTCAAGACG ATAGCAGCTGTGCGCAGGAGCACGCAGGAGGGGCGCCTGGCCAATGTTCTTTTTGACCAAATGCAGAACCAGTCAACAGCAGCTGGCGGGGATGTGATGCCAGCCAAATCAATGGAGATATCGGTGGATAAAGGCACTCAAACAATATGGAACGACAACCAAAACGGTCACGATTCCAACTTAGAGGATGATAATTGTGAAAGCTACGAATTGAGGCGAAAAATCGATATGTTTCAGGCCAGGCTCCAGGAGTCAGCGGAGGTCAAGGAGCCAATCTGTCGACGCTGCCGCTCTAAGAATGTTGAAAAGAAGAAACAGCCACATCCAGATCAGGGTTCGCCGTTTTCTGAAACCGAAGATGCAGTGGCCCAGGAGCTGGCCATGCTGTTTGGCGATGAGCACACCGACCTGAATGAAATCTTCGGCATTGAACCCTCTGCTGTAAACGACGATCCTCAGATCTCAGCAATCCTTGAGGAAATCGAGAACGCGGAGCTTCCCAGCCCCAGAAAGACTGAAGATCCACCATCGCCCGCCTCTGACCGACAGCAGCACAGCCAGGAGCTGGATCTGCGTCAGAGTCGTTGGCCCTGCGAACTCTACGTCCAAAGGATGAGGCTCAACGCTTGTATGGTCCGTGCCCTGGAAGCGGACTGGCGCTGCGAGGACCGCTTGAGGTATACCTTCCGCGAGCTCTTTGGCGAGGACAGCGACGATGAGTTTGCCACTGAAATCTCCAGCCCCTCTATTGATCTGGCAGATGAAGTGCTGCTGGCCAGTTGTGTATTCCGCATAAGGCCCTGGATAGTGCGGCATTTGATGAGTCCCCTGGAGGAGGGGCTTATTGCCAATCGGTTTCTGTTCAAGAAATTGGCCAAGTTGTTGGCCCACTCCATTGTAATGGTCAATCCGTATTGCTCTGATGTGCAGATTAAGCAGGCTGTGGAGCACTTGTTCTGCTTGCGACCCAGAGGTATACAAAGCGCTTACGATCTGGACAACTTGCCACCGTTGGATGTGGACAAGTTTGAGGTTTAA
- the Prosbeta3 gene encoding proteasome subunit beta type-3: MSILAYNGGCVVAMRGKDCVAIATDHRFGVQAQTISTDFKKVFHIAPRMFLGLTGLQTDILTVRDRLMFRKNLYETRESREMAPKPFSAMLSSFLYEHRFGPYFIEPVVAGLDPKTLKPFICNMDLIGCPNEPDDFVVAGTCAEQLYGMCETLWRPDLDPDQLFEVIAQSMMNAFDRDAMSGWGATVYVIEKDKITERSLKTRMD, translated from the coding sequence ATGTCGATTTTAGCCTACAACGGAGGATGCGTCGTGGCCATGCGCGGCAAGGACTGCGTGGCCATCGCCACGGACCACCGCTTCGGAGTCCAGGCGCAGACCATCTCCACGGACTTCAAGAAGGTGTTCCACATTGCTCCACGCATGTTCCTGGGCCTCACTGGCCTGCAGACAGACATTCTGACCGTGCGGGATCGCCTGATGTTCCGAAAGAACCTGTACGAGACACGCGAGAGCCGCGAGATGGCCCCCAAGCCCTTCTCGGCCATGCTCTCCAGTTTCCTCTACGAGCACCGCTTCGGCCCGTACTTCATCGAGCCGGTGGTGGCTGGACTGGATCCCAAAACCCTGAAGCCGTTCATCTGCAACATGGATCTGATTGGTTGCCCCAACGAGCCCGATGACTTCGTTGTGGCTGGCACCTGTGCGGAGCAGCTGTACGGCATGTGCGAGACCCTGTGGCGCCCGGATCTGGACCCGGACCAGCTGTTCGAGGTGATTGCCCAGTCCATGATGAACGCCTTCGACCGCGACGCCATGAGCGGTTGGGGCGCCACTGTATACGTTATCGAGAAGGATAAGATTACGGAGCGCTCGCTGAAGACCCGCATGGACTAA
- the Iru gene encoding E3 ubiquitin-protein ligase Iruka, whose product MAEAMVVEDRSADPKRFFCHMCNVEINIPNADFTCPLCANGFVEELPANAPEMASSAAAVSSGGRSGSSGSGSGSSGSHDTLSRGSSSGGSQVNVESLRNDIVSLLNMRNVPNLEITIEPNRRHTNVVHLGGFGGASGSGTGGGLTAGGRVRPANLDRLDNVLFDFLQSLPLAGATAEIVTGPGGGVGGGGNSHMFFMGNPGDYAWGREGLDTIVTQMLNQMETSGPPPLSAQRINEIPNVQISAEDVERKIQCSICWDDFKIDETVRKLPCSHLYHENCIVPWLNLHSTCPICRKSLAEDGSDGDEEFVLLDGFGGGENGAEGNSATRSSSSSVIGTGNPATANNSSTATSQTAADRARARPEAASNPAQPRNNVFTFDDDNMFLD is encoded by the coding sequence ATGGCCGAGGCAATGGTGGTGGAGGACCGGTCCGCGGACCCTAAGCGCTTCTTCTGCCACATGTGTAACGTGGAGATTAACATTCCCAATGCGGACTTCACCTGCCCTCTGTGCGCCAACGGATTCGTGGAAGAGCTGCCGGCTAATGCGCCGGAGATGGCTTCCTCGGCTGCTGCCGTCTCGAGCGGTGGTCGATcgggcagcagcggcagtggcagtggaTCTTCCGGCTCCCACGACACGCTTAGCCGGGGCAGCTCCTCGGGCGGATCTCAGGTCAATGTGGAGTCGCTCCGAAACGACATTGTGTCGCTGCTGAATATGCGAAATGTGCCGAACCTAGAGATCACCATCGAGCCCAACCGGCGGCACACCAATGTGGTGCATCTCGGCGGATTTGGCGGAGCATCGGGCAGTGGCACTGGCGGCGGCCTGACCGCCGGAGGACGCGTGCGACCGGCCAATCTGGACCGGCTGGACAATGTGCTGTTCGACTTTCTGCAGAGCTTGCCCCTGGCAGGTGCCACTGCGGAAATAGTGACTGGGCCGGGCGGAGGCGTTGGCGGCGGTGGCAACTCGCACATGTTCTTTATGGGCAACCCAGGGGACTATGCATGGGGCCGGGAGGGCCTAGACACAATTGTCACGCAGATGCTTAACCAAATGGAGACCTCGGGACCGCCGCCGTTGTCGGCGCAGCGCATCAACGAGATACCCAACGTGCAGATCAGTGCCGAGGATGTGGAGCGGAAGATCCAGTGCTCCATCTGCTGGGACGACTTCAAGATTGACGAGACGGTTCGCAAGCTGCCCTGCTCGCATTTGTATCACGAGAATTGCATTGTGCCATGGCTGAATCTGCACAGCACCTGTCCGATCTGCCGCAAGTCCCTGGCCGAAGATGGCAGTGATGGCGACGAGGAGTTTGTACTGCTCGACGGCTTCGGTGGGGGCGAGAACGGAGCGGAGGGTAACAGTGCCACAAGGAGCTCGTCTAGTAGCGTCATAGGAACGGGCAATCCGGCGACggccaacaacagcagcaccgCTACCAGTCAGACTGCGGCGGACAGAGCACGAGCACGACCAGAGGCCGCCTCCAATCCCGCCCAGCCACGCAATAACGTATTCACCTTTGACGACGACAACATGTTTCTTGATTAA
- the Sf3b5 gene encoding splicing factor 3B subunit 5, translating to MGERYNIHSQLEHLQSKYIGTGHADTTKFEWLTNQHRDSLASYMGHYDILNYFAIAENESKARVRFNLMERMLQPCGPPPEKLED from the coding sequence ATGGGCGAACGCTACAACATCCACAGCCAGCTGGAGCATCTGCAGAGCAAGTACATCGGAACCGGGCACGCGGATACAACCAAATTCGAGTGGCTAACCAACCAACACCGCGACTCGCTCGCCAGCTACATGGGCCACTACGACATCCTCAATTACTTTGCCATTGCCGAGAACGAGTCGAAGGCGCGGGTGCGGTTCAACTTGATGGAGCGCATGCTGCAGCCATGCGGACCGCCCCCAGAAAAGCTAGAggattaa
- the LOC121501926 gene encoding tabinhibitin 3 isoform X2 gives MQHLWILLFLPHFCEMGFDKIIYRTRWPKYQQKKSYPNPVKPKDYCKANLCPANQEHITCSKQFWSAKCGPHHDGVDSRLCTKKIVTTLNSLRDQVTNGKTQLPEGYPMPRVAWDNELATMAMRVTNQCNDYPVGLCANTMRYRSWFEQASKMKPSDVSSFPDLSELDPQFIAFANMINWKVTSFGCGMLNTSKKRFITCLFNARLKKGQGLYKLKQNENRKFDVPQIEHGRSLLAENNNK, from the exons ATGCAACATTTGTGGATATTACTGTTTTTACCACATTTTTGTGAAATGGGGTTTGATAAGATCATCTATCGAACTCGATGGCCAAAATACCAACAGAAAAAGAGTTATCCTAATCCCGTCAAG CCGAAAGATTACTGCAAAGCAAATCTTTGCCCTGCGAATCAAGAGCACATCACCTGTAGCAAACAATTT TGGAGTGCCAAATGTGGCCCCCACCACGATGGTGTGGATAGTAGATTATGTACAAAGAAGATCGTGACGACTCTCAACAGCCTTCGGGATCAGGTGACGAACGGAAAAACCCAGCTGCCGGAAGGTTACCCTATGCCTAGGGTAGCGTGGGACAATGAACTGGCCACCATGGCAATGAGGGTTACCAATCAGTGTAACGATTATCCCGTCGGTCTTTGTGCGAACACGATGCGCTACAG GAGTTGGTTTGAGCAAGCGTCCAAGATGAAACCCAGCGATGTTTCTAGCTTTCCGGACTTGAGCGAGCTGGATCCTCAATTTATTGCCTTCGCCAACATGATTAACTGGAAGGTCACGTCGTTTGGCTGCGGAATGCTCAACACCAGTAAAAAGCGCTTTATCACCTGCCTGTTTAACGCAAGGCTCAAGAAGGGCCAGGGGCTCTACAAGttaaaacaaaacgaaaaccgCAAATTTGATGTACCACAAATAGAACATGGCAGGAGCCTCCTagcagaaaataataataaataa
- the LOC121501926 gene encoding tabinhibitin 3 isoform X1, translating into MQHLWILLFLPHFCEMGFDKIIYRTRWPKYQQKKSYPNPVKPKDYCKANLCPANQEHITCSKQFWSAKCGPHHDGVDSRLCTKKIVTTLNSLRDQVTNGKTQLPEGYPMPRVAWDNELATMAMRVTNQCNDYPVGLCANTMRYRQVGEASDFRNRSTYLNLNMVGFLRSWFEQASKMKPSDVSSFPDLSELDPQFIAFANMINWKVTSFGCGMLNTSKKRFITCLFNARLKKGQGLYKLKQNENRKFDVPQIEHGRSLLAENNNK; encoded by the exons ATGCAACATTTGTGGATATTACTGTTTTTACCACATTTTTGTGAAATGGGGTTTGATAAGATCATCTATCGAACTCGATGGCCAAAATACCAACAGAAAAAGAGTTATCCTAATCCCGTCAAG CCGAAAGATTACTGCAAAGCAAATCTTTGCCCTGCGAATCAAGAGCACATCACCTGTAGCAAACAATTT TGGAGTGCCAAATGTGGCCCCCACCACGATGGTGTGGATAGTAGATTATGTACAAAGAAGATCGTGACGACTCTCAACAGCCTTCGGGATCAGGTGACGAACGGAAAAACCCAGCTGCCGGAAGGTTACCCTATGCCTAGGGTAGCGTGGGACAATGAACTGGCCACCATGGCAATGAGGGTTACCAATCAGTGTAACGATTATCCCGTCGGTCTTTGTGCGAACACGATGCGCTACAGGCAAGTGGGCGAAGCCTCCGACTTTCGAAACCGGAGCACATATCTCAATTTGAACATGGTTGGCTTCTTAAGGAGTTGGTTTGAGCAAGCGTCCAAGATGAAACCCAGCGATGTTTCTAGCTTTCCGGACTTGAGCGAGCTGGATCCTCAATTTATTGCCTTCGCCAACATGATTAACTGGAAGGTCACGTCGTTTGGCTGCGGAATGCTCAACACCAGTAAAAAGCGCTTTATCACCTGCCTGTTTAACGCAAGGCTCAAGAAGGGCCAGGGGCTCTACAAGttaaaacaaaacgaaaaccgCAAATTTGATGTACCACAAATAGAACATGGCAGGAGCCTCCTagcagaaaataataataaataa
- the LOC108072080 gene encoding MYG1 protein C27H6.8 isoform X2 — MFRFLPRFRQLFVMTGGTPPKRSPLWIGTHSGTFHCDEVVACFMLKNLPEYQNAEIFRSRDDKALREKCDIIVDVGGEYDHAKKWYDHHQKTFTETFKSVCPDVSEDFNVVRLSSAGLVYSHYGERVIQSILQREKGIQLSPENLKLAFIQIYRNFISELDAIDNGVPMFEGGEPVYKVSTHLSARIGKLNPSWQETGVDIEQRFQKAMEIAGREFVENVLEVACSWIAARDHVRAALEEAKNVYPTGEILVLKTFCPWKAHLADLEKEYNVEGVPKLVVFNDGTSYRVAGVPVTPSSFLGRKFLPTPWRGLRDDDLSEKAGIKDLVFVHHSGFIGGAKTEEAAMALAIKSIEWPEEQ; from the exons ATGTTCCGGTTCTTGCCGCGTTTTC GACAACTTTTTGTAATGACTGGAGGAACCCCACCCAAGCGCTCCCCCTTGTGGATCGGCACCCACAGCGGCACTTTCCACTGCGACGAGGTGGTCGCATGCTTCATGCTGAAGAACCTGCCGGAATACCAAAATGCTGAAATTTTCAGGAGCCGGGACGACAAGGCGCTGCGGGAAAAGTGCGACATCATTGTGGACGTGGGCGGCGAGTATGATCATGCCAAGAAGTGGTACGATCACCACCAGAAAACCTTCACGGAAACCTTCAAGAGTGTTTGTCCCGACGTCAGCGAAGATTTCAATGTAGTCAG GCTGAGCAGCGCTGGCTTGGTCTACAGCCACTACGGCGAACGTGTCATCCAAAGCATCTTGCAGCGAGAGAAGGGTATACAACTGTCGCCGGAGAACCTTAAGCTGGCCTTCATACAGATTTACAGGAATTTCATCAGCGAACTGGATGCCATTGACAACGGAGTACCCATGTTCGAGGGCGGCGAGCCCGTGTACAAAGTTTCCACCCATCTGTCAGCCCGCATTGGCAAGCTGAATCCCTCCTGGCAGGAAACCGGCGTGGACATTGAACAGCGCTTCCAAAAGGCCATGGAAATTGCTGGCCGAGAGTTCGTCGAAAACGTTCTCGAGGTGGCCTGCTCTTGGATTGCGGCCAGGGATCATGTGCGAGCGGCTCTGGAAGAAGCGAAAAACGTGTATCCTACCGGCGAGATTCTCGTACTGAAGACCTTCTGCCCCTGGAAAGCTCATCTGGCCGACCTGGAGAAGGAGTACAATGTGGAGGGAGTGCCCAAGCTGGTCGTATTTAACGACGGCACAAGCTATCGAGTTGCCGGGGTGCCCGTGACCCCCAGCAGCTTTTTGGGCCGCAAGTTCTTGCCCACGCCCTGGCGAGGATTGAGGGATGACGATCTAAGCGAAAAGGCTGGCATCAAAGATCTCGTTTTTGTCCATCACAGCGGTTTTATTGGCGGCGCCAAGACCGAGGAGGCCGCCATGGCGTTGGCCATAAAGTCTATAGAGTGGCCGGAGGAGCAATAA
- the LOC108072080 gene encoding MYG1 protein C27H6.8 isoform X1 translates to MNLAICVAIAPRAFLQIQVPRTERTQRQLFVMTGGTPPKRSPLWIGTHSGTFHCDEVVACFMLKNLPEYQNAEIFRSRDDKALREKCDIIVDVGGEYDHAKKWYDHHQKTFTETFKSVCPDVSEDFNVVRLSSAGLVYSHYGERVIQSILQREKGIQLSPENLKLAFIQIYRNFISELDAIDNGVPMFEGGEPVYKVSTHLSARIGKLNPSWQETGVDIEQRFQKAMEIAGREFVENVLEVACSWIAARDHVRAALEEAKNVYPTGEILVLKTFCPWKAHLADLEKEYNVEGVPKLVVFNDGTSYRVAGVPVTPSSFLGRKFLPTPWRGLRDDDLSEKAGIKDLVFVHHSGFIGGAKTEEAAMALAIKSIEWPEEQ, encoded by the exons ATGAATCTCGCTATATGTGTCGCCATAGCACCTCGAGCATTCCTCCAGATTCAGGTTCCGCGCACAGAACGAACACAAC GACAACTTTTTGTAATGACTGGAGGAACCCCACCCAAGCGCTCCCCCTTGTGGATCGGCACCCACAGCGGCACTTTCCACTGCGACGAGGTGGTCGCATGCTTCATGCTGAAGAACCTGCCGGAATACCAAAATGCTGAAATTTTCAGGAGCCGGGACGACAAGGCGCTGCGGGAAAAGTGCGACATCATTGTGGACGTGGGCGGCGAGTATGATCATGCCAAGAAGTGGTACGATCACCACCAGAAAACCTTCACGGAAACCTTCAAGAGTGTTTGTCCCGACGTCAGCGAAGATTTCAATGTAGTCAG GCTGAGCAGCGCTGGCTTGGTCTACAGCCACTACGGCGAACGTGTCATCCAAAGCATCTTGCAGCGAGAGAAGGGTATACAACTGTCGCCGGAGAACCTTAAGCTGGCCTTCATACAGATTTACAGGAATTTCATCAGCGAACTGGATGCCATTGACAACGGAGTACCCATGTTCGAGGGCGGCGAGCCCGTGTACAAAGTTTCCACCCATCTGTCAGCCCGCATTGGCAAGCTGAATCCCTCCTGGCAGGAAACCGGCGTGGACATTGAACAGCGCTTCCAAAAGGCCATGGAAATTGCTGGCCGAGAGTTCGTCGAAAACGTTCTCGAGGTGGCCTGCTCTTGGATTGCGGCCAGGGATCATGTGCGAGCGGCTCTGGAAGAAGCGAAAAACGTGTATCCTACCGGCGAGATTCTCGTACTGAAGACCTTCTGCCCCTGGAAAGCTCATCTGGCCGACCTGGAGAAGGAGTACAATGTGGAGGGAGTGCCCAAGCTGGTCGTATTTAACGACGGCACAAGCTATCGAGTTGCCGGGGTGCCCGTGACCCCCAGCAGCTTTTTGGGCCGCAAGTTCTTGCCCACGCCCTGGCGAGGATTGAGGGATGACGATCTAAGCGAAAAGGCTGGCATCAAAGATCTCGTTTTTGTCCATCACAGCGGTTTTATTGGCGGCGCCAAGACCGAGGAGGCCGCCATGGCGTTGGCCATAAAGTCTATAGAGTGGCCGGAGGAGCAATAA
- the LOC108072134 gene encoding abasic site processing protein HMCES has translation MCGRTCLTLDPDQVICACKYPKKTVKKEQDGGEEPKVKHEDESSMETPEWRAEFNLGRRYQASYNIAPTDITPVIVSAAHFSDAAEQKCARVVMPMMWGMIPFWHQGDYRRHGLTTNNCRLEHLMDSKLYRGPFKRGQRCVVICEGFYEWQTAGPAKKPSEREAYLVYVPQDGDAKIYDKSTWSPGDVKLLRMAGLFDVWEDESGDKMYSYSIITFQSSKIMSWMHYRMPAILETEQQMNDWLDFKRVTDSEALATLRPATSLKWHRVAKMVNNSRNKSEECNKPIELAAKPAKPPMNKTMMAWLNVRMKREDQIKLEQSDPSGDEEDEGAEKSSALTKRRSSSDGSESIDSPAKRPRFRDFKKAAALGDISEVKSAER, from the exons ATGTGCGGCCGCACATGTCT AACCCTAGATCCGGATCAGGTGATTTGCGCCTGTAAATATCCGAAAAAGACAGTGAAAAAGGAGCAGGATGGTGGAGAGGAGCCCAAAGTCAAGCATGAGGACGAATCGAGCATGGAGACACCCGAGTGGCGGGCGGAGTTCAACCTAGGAAGACGCTACCAGGCCTCGTACAACATCGCTCCCACCGACATCACTCCCGTGATCGTCTCCGCAGCCCATTTCTCCGATGCCGCGGAGCAGAAGTGCGCCCGTGTCGTTATGCCCATGATGTGGGGCATGATTCCCTTCTGGCACCAGGGGGACTATCGGCGGCACGGCCTCACCACCAACAACTGCCGGCTGGAGCACCTGATGGATTCAAAATTGTATCGCGGTCCGTTTAAGCGCGGCCAGCGGTGCGTGGTGATCTGCGAGGGCTTCTACGAGTGGCAGACGGCGGGTCCAGCCAAGAAGCCCTCGGAACGGGAGGCCTACTTGGTCTATGTGCCCCAAGACGGCGATGCTAAGATCTACGACAAGAGCACCTGGTCGCCGGGCGATGTCAAGCTGCTCCGGATGGCCGGGCTCTTTGATGTTTGGGAGGACGAGAGCGGCGACAAGATGTACAGCTACAGTATTATCACCTTCCAGTCCAGCAAGATCATGTCGTGGATGCACTATCGCATGCCTGCAATCCTGGAAACAGAGCAGCAGATGAAT GACTGGCTGGACTTTAAGCGAGTAACTGACTCGGAggccttggccaccttgcGTCCGGCTACTTCGCTTAAGTGGCATCGTGTGGCCAAGATGGTGAACAATTCCCGAAACAAGAGCGAGGAGTGCAACAAGCCCATCGAATTGGCCGCCAAGCCCGCAAAGCCGCCCATGAACAAGACGATGATGGCCTGGCTGAATGTGCGCATGAAGCGGGAAGATCAGATCAAGTTGGAGCAGAGCGACCCCAGCGGAGATGAAGAGGATGAAGGGGCGGAAAAGTCGAGTGCCTTAACCAAGCGCAGATCCTCCTCCGATGGCTCAGAGTCCATCGATAGTCCGGCCAAGAGGCCCAGATTCAGGGATTTCAAGAAGGCGGCGGCACTGGGCGACATCAGCGAGGTGAAATCCGCCGAAAGGTAA
- the Kcmf1 gene encoding E3 ubiquitin-protein ligase Kcmf1 — protein MSRHEGVSCDSCLKSNFNGRRYKCLICYDYDLCADCYEDGVTSTRHLVEHPMQCILTRSDIELYFGGEMLTSDQPQSFTCPYCKKMGFSDATLLEHVSAEHTETSLEVVCPVCAGLPGGEPNLVTDDFAGHLTLEHRQGPRELISFLDEPSAIRHGGGVRRIPGRTLGGPRTRRSNMHFSSSSGLSALSPSGRESVDPIAELLSQLSGVRRGGPPTSQLQQLQMQMQLDRQQVTASRQIDRLPRRGHPIVSTSNSNAAMAEVISGGGGSGAVGSGSGGGSGGTAPPNLRTTEWPVTASFSTSASNHSQTQSSLAANSLNAREAVGSSSSANNALGISVGVGGGAANGNGGPGAVGVGAGAGASGQTGGQGGAAAGESLLLAQFMQPTLTEAEWANVERKRADRSMFVQSLMLSMLCTEALDLNASDESLAKSDNVNKGQQQQQQDDAEAEAQAETLLNNNADVEQQEQQQQAQPAMVRQVNQMQQTSPEDFVCDEYRYKNKKANTTQTSGTAGGGGGGVAGAGATAGSGGGASGAGSKPTADRGVIERRGGRPPPAEMATGSSQQPQQQQPTANPAASQQKYKQNANAAAAAANTNQIPDTR, from the exons ATGAGTCGACATGAAG GTGTCAGCTGCGATTCGTGTCTCAAGAGCAACTTCAACGGCAGGCGCTACAAGTGCCTGATCTGCTATGACTACGACCTGTGCGCCGACTGCTACGAGGATGGCGTCACCTCGACACGCCACTTGGTCGAGCATCCCATGCAGTGCATTCTTACCCGCTCCGACATCGAGCTGTACTTTGGAGGCGAGATGCTAACCTCGGATCAGCCGCAGAGCTTCACCTGTCCCTACTGCAAGAAGATGGGCTTCAGCGATGCCACTCTACTGGAGCACGTCTCTGCCGAGCACACGGAGACCAGTCTGGAGGTGGTGTGTCCCGTCTGTGCCGGATTGCCGGGCGGCGAGCCGAATCTAGTCACAGATGATTTTGCCGGTCACCTAACATTGGAGCACAGGCAGGGGCCGCGCGAGCTGATTTCCTTTTTG GATGAGCCCTCTGCCATCCGTCACGGCGGTGGAGTACGCCGGATCCCTGGACGTACCCTTGGTGGCCCTCGGACGCGACGCTCCAATATGCACTTTAGCTCGTCAAGCGGTCTGTCGGCCCTGTCACCGTCGGGTCGGGAATCGGTGGATCCCATTGCGGAATTGCTCTCGCAGCTCTCCGGCGTACGGAGGGGCGGACCGCCCACAtcgcagctgcagcagctacagatgcagatgcagttgGACCGGCAGCAGGTGACG GCATCGCGCCAAATCGATCGACTGCCAAGGCGCGGGCATCCCATAGTCTCAACATCGAACTCGAATGCCGCCATGGCCGAGGTGATCAGCGGTGGTGGAGGCAGTGGTGCAGTTGgaagcggcagcggcggcggcagcggaggCACAGCTCCGCCCAATCTGCGCACCACCGAGTGGCCGGTGACAGCGAGCTTCTCGACATCGGCCAGCAATCATTCGCAGACTCAGTCGAGTCTAGCCGCCAACAGCCTCAATGCCAGAGAA GCggtcggcagcagcagcagcgccaacAATGCCCTCGGCATCAGTGTGGGCGTCGGCGGTGGAGCGGCCAACGGCAATGGCGGACCAGGAGCTGTGGGTGTGGGAGCAGGTGCCGGAGCCAGTGGTCAGACGGGTGGCCAGGGAGGCGCGGCAGCTGGTGAGTCCCTCTTGCTGGCCCAGTTTATGCAGCCCACCCTAACCGAGGCCGAATGGGCGAACGTGGAGCGCAAGCGGGCAGAtcg CTCCATGTTTGTGCAGTCGCTGATGCTATCGATGCTCTGCACTGAGGCGCTGGACTTGAATGCCTCCGACGAGAGCCTGGCCAAGAGTGATAATGTAAATAAggggcaacagcagcagcagcaggatgaTGCGGAGGCCGAGGCTCAGGCGGAGACGCTGTTAAACAACAATGCCGATGTGGAGCAacaggaacagcagcagcaggcacagcCGGCGATGGTGCGGCAGGTGAATCAAATGCAACAGACCTCGCCGGAGGACTTTGTTTGCGACGAGTATcgttataaaaacaaaaaggccaACACAACACAAACGAGCGGCACAgctggcggaggaggaggaggagtagcgGGAGCAGGAGCCACTGCGGGATCCGGAGGGGGTGCTAGCGGAGCTGGCAGTAAGCCAACAGCTGACAGAGGCGTTATAGAGAGGCGAGGCGGACGACCGCCGCCCGCGGAGATGGCTACGGGCTCGtcgcagcagccacagcagcagcagcccacgGCCAATCCGGCAGCGTCCCAGCAGAAATACAAACAGAATGCTaatgcagcggcggcggcggcaaacaCAAATCAAATTCCCGACACTAGGTAG